Proteins encoded by one window of Vigna radiata var. radiata cultivar VC1973A chromosome 5, Vradiata_ver6, whole genome shotgun sequence:
- the LOC106760385 gene encoding LOW QUALITY PROTEIN: KH domain-containing protein HEN4-like (The sequence of the model RefSeq protein was modified relative to this genomic sequence to represent the inferred CDS: deleted 1 base in 1 codon; substituted 1 base at 1 genomic stop codon) — protein sequence MAAANYGDVIDVSFSEDEQRRLFNGGGRRRKLLHSKRRTTLDLTTYKETERRNNGGGTTFLQAPSPFFPFFPFFLSSSLKTAHSSSTTTPSPFPPNRPSKCSRPSSPAPPLSVPPEHASFRLLCNASRIGGVIGKSGSIIKKLQXSTGAKIRIEDASPESPDRIILFIADAAVNGKVLLRNDEVSKAQEALLLVFDRILDVVAETEAVNVGDMLMSCRLVADAAEAGSVIGKGERVVERIKKNTGCKITVLTDDLPLCASSSDEIIEVPRLVRMHSNEMKAEPPTIVVATFGSLCQMLERHTFLLETVRVLIVDEDIQETHVAPIVNVFGVDCASGDKNLHKAATTWT from the exons ATGGCGGCAGCAAACTATGGGGACGTGATAGACGTGAGTTTCAGTGAAGATGAACAACGAAGATTGTTCAAcggtggaggaagaagaagaaagttatTGCATTCTAAAAGAAGAACAACGTTGGATTTAACAACATACAAAGAAACAGAAAGGAGGAACAATGGTGGAGGAACAACTTTC TTGCAAGCTCCCtctcctttctttcctttctttcctttcttcctctcttcctctctaAAAACTGCGCATTCTTCGTCTACGACGACCCCGAGCCCATTTCCTCCAAACCGGCCTTCCAAGTGCTCCAGGCCATCCAGTCCTGCGCCGCCGCTTTCCGTGCCGCCCGAACATGCGTCTTTCCGCCTACTCTGCAACGCCTCCCGAATCGGTGGTGTTATCGGCAAGTCTGGTtccatcata aaaaaactccAGTAATCAACCGGTGCAAAGATCCGAATCGAGGACGCATCGCCGGAGTCGCCGGACCGTATCATCCTGTTCATTGCTGACGCTGCCGTCAACGGCAAGGTTCTGCTGAGAAATGATGAGGTTTCGAAGGCGCAGGAAGCGCTGTTGTTGGTGTTCGATAGGATCCTTGATGTGGTAGCGGAGACGGAGGCTGTCAACGTCGGTGACATGCTGATGTCTTGCCGGCTTGTGGCGGACGCTGCGGAAGCCGGCTCCGTCATCGGCAAAGGCGAGAGAGTGGTGGAGAGGATCAAGAAGAACACTGGATGTAAAATTACGGTTTTAACCGATGATTTGCCGCTTTGTGCCTCCTCTTCGGATGAAATCATTGAG GTTCCACGCTTGGTTCGGATGCATTCCAATGAGATGAAG GCAGAGCCACCAACAATAGTGGTTGCAACATTTGGGAGTTTATGCCAAATGCTTGAAAGACATACTTTTTTGCTTGAAACTGTGCGTGTGCTGATTGTTGATGAG GACATTCAAGAGACTCATGTTGCGCCAATAGTTAATGTATTTGGTGTTGATTGTGCATCAG GTGATAAGAACCTACACAAAGCAGCTACTACTTGGACTTGA